One segment of Mobula birostris isolate sMobBir1 chromosome 29, sMobBir1.hap1, whole genome shotgun sequence DNA contains the following:
- the LOC140189871 gene encoding histone H2AX-like produces MTGRGKTGGKARSKAKSRSSRAGLQFPVGRVHRLLRKGNYAERVGAAAPVYLAAVLEYLTAEILELAGNAARDNKKTLIIPRHLQLAVRNDEELNKLLGGVTIAQGGVLPNIQAVLLPKKTGRASK; encoded by the coding sequence ATGACTGGACGTGGAAAAACCGGTGGTAAAGCTCGGTCCAAAGCCAAATCTCGCTCGTCCCGGGCAGGACTGCAGTTCCCGGTAGGCCGTGTTCACAGGCTCTTGAGAAAGGGTAACTATGCTGAGCGGGTGGGTGCCGCAGCCCCGGTCTAtctggctgctgtgctcgagtATCTGACTGCTGAAATCCTTGAGCTGGCCGGCAACGCGGCCCGGGACAACAAAAAGACACTCATCATTCCCAGGCATCTGCAGCTGGCCGTCCGCAACGACGAGGAGCTTAACAAGCTGTTGGGCGGGGTGACCATCGCTCAGGGCGGGGTGCTGCCCAACATCCAGGCCGTGTTGTTGCCCAAGAAAACCGGCAGAGCCAGCAAGTGA
- the LOC140189933 gene encoding histone H3, producing the protein MARTKQTARKSTGGKAPRKQLATKAARKSAPATGGVKKPHRYRPGTVALREIRRYQKSTELLIRKLPFQRLVREIAQDFKTDLRFQSSAVMALQEASEAYLVGLFEDTNLCAIHAKRVTIMPKDIQLARRIRGERA; encoded by the coding sequence ATGGCCCGTACCAAGCAAACAGCGCGCAAGTCAACTGGTGGCAAAGCTCCCCGCAAACAGCTGGCCACCAAAGCGGCGCGGAAGAGCGCTCCAGCCACGGGCGGAGTGAAGAAGCCTCATCGCTACCGGCCCGGTACTGTGGCTCTGAGGGAGATCCGGCGCTACCAGAAATCCACCGAGCTGCTCATCCGCAAACTGCCCTTCCAGCGTCTAGTGCGAGAAATCGCTCAGGACTTCAAGACCGACCTGCGATTCCAGAGCTCGGCCGTCATGGCTCTGCAGGAGGCCAGCGAAGCTTACCTGGTTGGACTCTTTGAGGACACCAACCTGTGTGCCATCCACGCCAAACGAGTCACCATCAtgcccaaagacatacagttggCCCGCCGCATCCGCGGCGAGCGCGCCTGA
- the LOC140190014 gene encoding histone H1-like yields the protein MTETAAAEVAPPPAPVAATKAPKKKNAAARTKPAGPKLGEQIDKIVADCRSHRGVSIVAIKKGLAANGVDVEKLKSQIKMVIKRKLESGSLIHTKGAGASGSLKAAKKDSGAKIVKKTKKPAAKTSQTKKPAIKKTAAKKAAKKSPAKKQSVKKPTAKKAAAKKPAAKKAAQKTKSPKKIAAPKAPKKSAKPKSKAKSVKAKKTAAKK from the coding sequence ATGACCGAGACCGCAGCCGCTGAAGTGGCTCCTCCACCGGCTCCCGTCGCTGCAACCAAGGCTCCCAAGAAAAAGAACGCGGCCGCCCGGACCAAGCCAGCCGGTCCCAAACTGGGCGAACAGATCGACAAGATTGTGGCGGATTGCCGCAGTCACCGAGGGGTGTCCATAGTCGCGATAAAGAAGGGGTTGGCTGCCAACGGCGTCGATGTGGAAAAGCTCAAAAGTCAGATCAAGATGGTCATTAAAAGGAAATTGGAAAGCGGCTCCCTGATTCACACCAAGGGCGCAGGTGCCTCCGGCTCCTTGAAGGCCGCTAAAAAGGACAGTGGCGCGAAAATCGTGAAAAAAACGAAGAAACCAGCGGCCAAGACATCTCAGACCAAGAAGCCAGCGATCAAGAAAACTGCGGCCAAGAAAGCAGCTAAGAAATCTCCCGCCAAGAAACAAAGTGTTAAGAAACCGACGGCTAAAAAAGCGGCTGCTAAGAAACCAGCGGCCAAGAAGGCTGCGCAGAAGACCAAGAGCCCCAAGAAGATCGCAGCCCCGAAGGCGCCCAAGAAGTCGGCAAAACCCAAATCGAAGGCAAAATCCGTGAAAGCCAAGAAGACAGCggccaaaaaataa